A single window of Leptospira koniambonensis DNA harbors:
- a CDS encoding LytR/AlgR family response regulator transcription factor — protein MTEWKTLIVEDEAPTRELLVNYCLARPELKLVKVAKDGEEALEYLQNEEFHLAFLDINLPILSGLDILERLENPPYIIFITALRDKAIEAFEFGVIDYLLKPFSKERFFKAVDRALEILGNDADKPSKNVFNEHGLFILEKENHFLIPYGEIIYISSRDNFSVVHTEKRQYVTYKSLKSLEQKLPPGKFLRIYKQYIINLEKLSHLQSDNMGNYSVHLKDEDETQLPVGRKYISKIKELL, from the coding sequence ATGACAGAATGGAAAACATTAATTGTTGAGGACGAGGCTCCTACTAGGGAGTTACTCGTAAATTATTGTTTAGCCAGGCCTGAATTAAAATTAGTAAAAGTCGCAAAAGATGGAGAAGAAGCTCTTGAATATCTTCAAAACGAAGAGTTCCATCTTGCGTTTTTAGACATCAATCTTCCCATTCTATCTGGTTTAGATATTTTAGAAAGACTGGAAAATCCTCCTTATATTATTTTTATCACTGCACTAAGAGATAAGGCGATCGAAGCATTTGAATTCGGTGTAATCGATTATCTTCTCAAACCATTTTCTAAAGAAAGATTTTTTAAGGCGGTGGATCGTGCCTTGGAAATTTTGGGAAATGATGCAGACAAACCTTCCAAAAATGTTTTTAATGAACATGGGCTTTTTATTTTAGAAAAGGAAAATCATTTTCTAATTCCTTATGGGGAGATCATTTATATCTCTTCCAGAGATAATTTTAGTGTGGTCCATACTGAAAAAAGACAATATGTAACTTACAAATCTTTGAAAAGTCTGGAACAAAAACTTCCACCAGGCAAGTTTTTAAGAATATATAAACAATATATAATTAATCTGGAAAAGTTATCTCATTTACAAAGTGATAATATGGGAAATTATTCAGTTCATTTAAAAGACGAGGACGAAACACAACTTCCTGTGGGAAGAAAGTATATCTCCAAGATCAAAGAACTTCTATAG
- a CDS encoding PAS domain S-box protein has product MENERRLKKVLDNMPILFFSLDENFRPVSWNYECEKVLGFSSEEILNDKNFSFKNLIQIKEEGESSAFNPELLNSEFKNWELDLISKEGKSKLVSLSNISSEFPLFGSTNWFVGVDITRTKEIERELTSSLKELSDFQTALNAVSIVAITDKAGTIIYVNQNFCDISGYSRDELLGHNHRIINSGYHPKDFFTDLWKTIAKGKIWKGEIKNKAKDGRYYWVDTTISPILDSNGKPYQYLAIRNDITERKETEEKARHAENNLKILQDRMSPHFLFNTLSIIHSYLQTNPGLADSAILMLADNYRFLMDQANQQLVPFDIEWEFMENYLQLLKLRFSDFLEVESEKLGNFKQCQIPPLTLQPLVENSYIHGLRDRKGKGKIIVKASIQDGKTLVTIRDNGKGLSDANIHSRSIANISERLKFYLYDSEVKIENHPEGGAIVTIGFKSAKN; this is encoded by the coding sequence ATGGAAAATGAAAGAAGACTGAAAAAAGTTTTAGATAATATGCCTATCCTCTTCTTTTCTTTAGATGAGAACTTTAGGCCTGTTTCCTGGAACTATGAATGTGAAAAAGTTTTAGGATTCTCTTCCGAAGAAATTCTGAATGATAAAAATTTTTCCTTTAAAAATCTGATCCAGATAAAAGAAGAAGGGGAATCTTCTGCATTCAATCCTGAACTTCTAAACTCTGAGTTTAAAAATTGGGAACTGGATCTAATTTCCAAAGAAGGAAAATCCAAGTTAGTCTCCCTTTCTAATATATCTTCAGAATTTCCTCTTTTTGGTTCCACAAATTGGTTTGTGGGAGTAGATATCACAAGAACGAAAGAGATAGAAAGGGAATTAACAAGTTCTTTAAAAGAACTTTCTGATTTTCAAACTGCACTAAATGCTGTTTCCATCGTTGCGATCACCGATAAGGCCGGGACGATCATTTATGTGAACCAGAACTTCTGCGATATCAGTGGTTATTCTCGCGACGAACTTTTAGGCCATAACCATCGAATCATCAACTCAGGCTACCATCCTAAGGATTTTTTTACAGATCTATGGAAGACGATCGCCAAAGGAAAAATTTGGAAAGGTGAGATTAAGAATAAAGCAAAAGATGGAAGATATTATTGGGTAGATACAACCATTTCTCCTATCTTGGACAGTAATGGAAAACCTTACCAATATTTGGCGATCCGAAACGATATCACTGAAAGAAAAGAAACTGAAGAGAAGGCCAGACACGCAGAGAATAATTTGAAAATCCTACAAGATAGGATGAGCCCTCATTTTCTTTTTAACACATTAAGTATTATCCATTCTTATTTGCAGACAAATCCTGGACTTGCAGATTCTGCCATACTAATGCTTGCAGATAATTATAGATTTCTAATGGACCAGGCTAACCAACAGCTTGTTCCATTTGATATAGAATGGGAATTTATGGAAAATTATCTCCAACTTCTGAAACTCAGATTTTCCGACTTCTTGGAAGTGGAATCTGAAAAATTGGGAAATTTTAAACAATGTCAAATACCTCCTTTGACCTTGCAGCCTCTTGTGGAAAATTCTTATATTCACGGTTTAAGAGATAGAAAGGGAAAAGGGAAAATTATCGTAAAAGCTTCTATTCAAGATGGAAAAACTTTAGTGACCATACGAGATAATGGAAAAGGACTGAGTGACGCAAATATTCATTCCAGAAGTATCGCAAACATCTCTGAACGTCTGAAATTTTATCTTTACGATTCAGAAGTAAAAATTGAAAATCATCCAGAGGGTGGCGCGATCGTCACGATCGGTTTTAAATCCGCGAAAAATTAG